The DNA sequence CAATTTCGTCGCCTTTTTTTATTGGCACCCGGTTGGCCACAATATCATGCCCGTTTACATTCATAATGTATCCATACTCGGGCACTCCCTTTTCCATAACCCGGGGGAATTGTGGGTTAGGATAGCAATCATAAACATTCCTGCCAATTAAATCGGAAGCCTTTTTATTTAACAAACTGGCAAAAGCCTGGTTAACCATGGTAATGATGTAATTTTTATTTACAGCTATAACTCCGTCGGTGGAGAGCTCCAGAATAGTCTGCAATCTTTCCTGAAGTTCCCGTACCCTTTCGTTTTCGCTATGTAACTCGTTAATTAGTACTTGTAAATTGGTAATATCGTGGAAAACTGCTACAGCCCCCAAAATTTCACCATTTATCCTAATTGGATTACGGTTGGTAATATAGGTGCCGCCTTTAAGTTTCAACCTGCGACCCAATTGCGGTATACCGTCCCGCAGGACATCGAGAATACCGGTGGCGGGAAAAAACTCTTTTACGTGCCTGCCTATAATACTATTTACGGGAAGTTCCAAAAAATCAGCAACCATTTTATTGCAGTAAATAATAACACCATCTCTGTCTATGGCAACAATGGAGTTGCTAGTACTGTTTAAAATATCGTTTATGGATACGGAACTTTTTTTATATGCATCTTCTAATCCCCCAATTAATATGTGTGAATATACCGCACAGAAAA is a window from the Desulfallas thermosapovorans DSM 6562 genome containing:
- a CDS encoding PAS domain-containing protein, producing MLIGGLEDAYKKSSVSINDILNSTSNSIVAIDRDGVIIYCNKMVADFLELPVNSIIGRHVKEFFPATGILDVLRDGIPQLGRRLKLKGGTYITNRNPIRINGEILGAVAVFHDITNLQVLINELHSENERVRELQERLQTILELSTDGVIAVNKNYIITMVNQAFASLLNKKASDLIGRNVYDCYPNPQFPRVMEKGVPEYGYIMNVNGHDIVANRVPIKKGDEIVGALGVVAFKNVNDLYALAKKGGQAPGGVGLLRGRA